A stretch of Metabacillus sp. FJAT-52054 DNA encodes these proteins:
- a CDS encoding YeiH family protein, with the protein MEETTIRPIKQNINLGWIKGIGVTLFLAAAAKYLSVLPFLSILGQLVIALMLGMAWRAVFGVKEDLIPGVSFSSKKLLRAGIILLGMRLNLADLYSAGWNVLAISVIHVVFALFVVYWLTQWLGVDKKLGLLTACGTAICGAAAIAAISPQLKANDDETAISAAVIAVLGTLFTLIYTLFYSLLNLSPAEYGVFSGSTLHEVAHAVAAAAAGGGQAIDSAVLAKLTRVALLVPASIVIGLIMQKGKPRSGSYKGSLSIVPWFIFGFLAMSGLNTLGVVPEAAAKNMVDLSYLLIAMAMAGLGMNVDVKTFRTLGLKTFIAALLGSILLSVLGYMLVKLFS; encoded by the coding sequence ATGGAGGAAACAACGATAAGACCAATCAAACAAAATATAAATTTGGGGTGGATAAAAGGAATCGGAGTGACGCTGTTTTTGGCAGCCGCAGCCAAGTATCTATCAGTCTTGCCTTTCCTCTCCATTTTGGGACAGTTGGTTATCGCTTTAATGCTCGGTATGGCATGGAGAGCGGTGTTCGGTGTAAAGGAAGACTTAATCCCAGGTGTATCTTTTTCAAGCAAAAAGCTGCTAAGGGCCGGCATTATTCTGCTTGGTATGAGGCTGAATTTAGCGGATCTGTACAGTGCCGGATGGAATGTGCTTGCGATCTCCGTTATTCACGTCGTATTCGCTCTCTTTGTTGTATACTGGCTGACACAATGGCTTGGCGTAGATAAAAAGCTGGGCCTGCTTACTGCCTGCGGAACGGCGATTTGCGGTGCTGCAGCAATAGCGGCAATTTCCCCGCAGCTTAAAGCAAACGACGATGAGACGGCAATCAGTGCAGCCGTAATCGCAGTGCTCGGGACTCTTTTCACACTAATTTACACCCTGTTTTACTCTCTGCTCAATCTCAGCCCGGCTGAATATGGGGTTTTTAGCGGTTCTACACTTCACGAGGTCGCACATGCCGTCGCGGCTGCAGCTGCCGGCGGCGGCCAGGCGATCGACAGTGCGGTCCTTGCAAAGCTTACAAGGGTCGCGTTATTAGTACCGGCTTCCATTGTCATTGGGCTGATTATGCAAAAAGGCAAGCCGCGTTCGGGTAGTTATAAGGGATCCTTATCCATCGTTCCCTGGTTCATTTTCGGATTCCTTGCGATGAGCGGACTGAATACGCTTGGGGTGGTTCCTGAAGCAGCAGCCAAAAACATGGTGGACCTTTCTTACCTTTTGATTGCGATGGCGATGGCGGGTCTTGGAATGAATGTGGACGTGAAGACGTTCCGCACTTTAGGATTGAAGACTTTTATAGCGGCCCTGCTTGGATCCATCCTTTTATCGGTACTTGGATATATGCTTGTGAAACTTTTCAGCTGA
- a CDS encoding LysR family transcriptional regulator: MYYDALKTFVTLAEVKNFTKTAELLHISQPSVSLHIKNLEKEFQTKLFVRSPKSLKITPTGEILYSRAKQMINMYDQTKQDILEHHHDIKGKLTIGASFTIGEYILPAFLVEFQAKYPNLDLEIIIGNTEEIVQSVRLFKVDIGLIEGQTNEKELTVEPFLEDELFVVASNKHKLAGKRETGIADLHSQSWVTREVGSGTREYLEHVIRSNGLKVQSLLTISSNQGIKETIISGMESLSLLSYHVIERDLRNKVLSIIPLKDHTFKRKLSMVYSPAMESKMNVEAFIETLRKRWKK; encoded by the coding sequence ATGTATTATGATGCACTGAAAACCTTTGTTACACTTGCAGAAGTAAAGAATTTCACGAAAACAGCTGAGCTGCTTCACATTTCACAGCCAAGTGTAAGCCTTCATATAAAAAATCTGGAAAAGGAGTTTCAAACGAAACTCTTTGTCCGGTCGCCAAAATCGTTAAAAATTACTCCGACCGGCGAAATTCTTTACAGCCGTGCCAAACAAATGATCAACATGTATGACCAAACGAAACAGGATATTCTCGAGCACCACCATGATATAAAAGGCAAGCTGACGATTGGTGCGAGCTTCACGATTGGAGAATACATTCTTCCCGCCTTCCTTGTCGAGTTCCAAGCAAAATATCCGAACCTGGATCTTGAGATCATCATCGGCAATACGGAGGAGATTGTTCAATCCGTCCGTTTATTTAAAGTCGACATCGGCCTCATTGAAGGGCAGACCAATGAAAAAGAACTGACCGTTGAGCCCTTCCTCGAGGATGAACTGTTTGTCGTAGCTTCCAACAAACATAAGCTGGCTGGAAAAAGAGAAACCGGCATCGCAGACCTTCACAGTCAATCGTGGGTCACAAGAGAAGTAGGCTCAGGTACACGGGAATACTTGGAGCACGTGATTCGCTCCAACGGATTAAAGGTTCAATCTCTCCTGACCATCAGCAGCAATCAGGGAATAAAAGAGACGATCATAAGCGGAATGGAATCCCTTTCTCTGCTCTCCTATCATGTGATCGAGAGAGATCTCCGGAACAAGGTACTCTCCATTATTCCGTTAAAGGATCACACCTTTAAACGGAAGCTTTCGATGGTGTACTCGCCTGCCATGGAAAGCAAGATGAACGTGGAAGCCTTTATCGAGACGTTGAGGAAGCGATGGAAAAAATAG
- the mmuM gene encoding homocysteine S-methyltransferase, which produces MPKKLNPIEEILAAYPVMILDGALATELERHGCHLDDPLWSAKVLLENPELIYQVHTDYFRAGADCAITASYQATVDGFSKRGMEEAVALDLIKKTVQLAKKARDDFWEGNEQANRPKPLVAASIGPYGAYLADGSEYRGNYGVTDEVLAAFHRPRMAALIEAGVDVLAIETIPSLQEARVLASLVKEFPEAYAWLSFSLKNDAQISDGTPLEKCADLLDGNSQIASIGINCAPASLVAESVKRLSARTEKPVIVYPNSGEAYDAATKTWHGHESDHELDHESDDWYRAGARLIGGCCRTGPQHIERLSEKWRAAEKGLERA; this is translated from the coding sequence ATGCCGAAAAAACTCAATCCAATTGAAGAGATTTTAGCTGCCTATCCCGTCATGATTCTTGATGGCGCTCTTGCTACAGAGCTCGAGCGCCATGGCTGTCACTTAGATGATCCCCTGTGGTCGGCAAAGGTGCTGCTCGAAAATCCTGAATTGATTTATCAGGTTCATACAGATTATTTCCGTGCTGGAGCTGACTGCGCAATTACGGCAAGCTACCAGGCAACGGTCGATGGATTTTCAAAGCGGGGAATGGAAGAAGCGGTGGCACTGGATCTTATCAAAAAGACGGTGCAGCTCGCTAAGAAGGCAAGAGACGATTTTTGGGAGGGGAATGAGCAGGCGAACCGTCCTAAACCGCTTGTTGCAGCATCGATTGGCCCTTATGGAGCCTATCTTGCTGATGGATCAGAGTATAGAGGAAACTATGGTGTGACAGATGAAGTGCTGGCTGCATTTCATCGTCCTAGAATGGCAGCCTTAATAGAAGCGGGTGTGGATGTGCTGGCCATTGAAACGATTCCTTCTCTTCAGGAAGCGAGAGTTTTAGCCTCGCTCGTAAAAGAATTCCCGGAAGCTTATGCCTGGCTGTCTTTTTCCTTGAAAAATGATGCGCAGATCAGTGACGGCACTCCGCTTGAGAAATGTGCAGACCTATTGGATGGAAACAGCCAGATTGCCTCGATCGGAATCAATTGTGCCCCGGCATCTCTTGTTGCGGAATCCGTTAAAAGACTCAGCGCCCGGACCGAAAAACCGGTAATTGTCTATCCGAACTCAGGAGAAGCATACGATGCCGCTACCAAAACGTGGCATGGGCATGAGTCCGACCATGAACTGGATCATGAATCCGACGACTGGTACCGTGCCGGGGCCCGGCTGATAGGCGGATGCTGCCGCACAGGTCCGCAGCATATTGAAAGACTTTCGGAAAAGTGGCGGGCAGCTGAGAAAGGACTGGAGCGGGCATGA
- the mmuP gene encoding S-methylmethionine permease yields the protein MERETGFQRKMQSRHLIMLSLGGVIGTGLFLSTGYTIQQAGPLGTLLSYLVGAVVVYLVMLCLGELSVHMPETGAFHSYAAKYIGPATGYTVAWLYWLTWTVALGSEFTAAGLLMQRWFPSVNVWIWSALFAVLILVLNAVTVKFFAESEFWFSSVKVAAIVIFIILGGAAVIGILPLADSEPAPFLSNFTNEGLFPNGAFAVLMTMLAVNFAYSGTELIGIAAGETANPEKTIPKAIRTTVWRLIIFFVGTIVVLSALLPSSDAGVLKSPFVAVFERIGIPYAADVMNFVILTAILSAANSGLYAASRMLWSLADKKTISPVFAKVTKRGVPLNALLLSMAGGGLALLSSVIAPDTVYIVLVSISGLAVVAVWMSISASQFFFRRQYIRQGKSVEDLGYRTPFYPFVPIASFVLCLASLIGIAFDPTQRIALYCGIPFILFCYGSYYVTQTMKKRGEVYAEKTQSN from the coding sequence ATGGAGAGAGAGACTGGATTTCAGCGGAAAATGCAATCAAGACATCTTATTATGCTTTCACTCGGAGGTGTAATTGGGACCGGATTATTCCTGAGTACAGGCTACACCATTCAGCAAGCAGGGCCATTAGGCACACTGCTTTCCTACCTTGTCGGTGCGGTGGTCGTTTACCTTGTTATGCTTTGTCTGGGAGAGCTATCGGTACATATGCCTGAAACAGGGGCTTTTCACAGCTACGCTGCTAAATACATTGGGCCTGCAACAGGGTACACGGTTGCCTGGCTGTACTGGCTGACGTGGACGGTTGCACTCGGATCGGAGTTTACGGCGGCCGGACTGCTGATGCAGCGGTGGTTTCCATCCGTTAATGTTTGGATCTGGAGTGCGCTGTTTGCGGTTTTGATCCTTGTATTAAATGCTGTGACCGTTAAATTTTTTGCAGAATCAGAGTTCTGGTTTTCTTCTGTGAAGGTGGCAGCCATCGTAATCTTCATCATCTTGGGTGGAGCTGCCGTTATCGGGATTCTTCCTCTGGCTGATTCTGAACCTGCGCCTTTTCTGTCAAACTTCACAAATGAAGGCTTGTTCCCGAATGGAGCGTTTGCCGTTCTGATGACGATGCTTGCTGTGAATTTTGCCTATTCGGGGACAGAACTGATCGGCATCGCTGCCGGAGAAACGGCGAATCCGGAAAAAACCATACCTAAGGCGATTCGGACAACGGTGTGGCGATTGATTATTTTTTTCGTTGGAACGATTGTTGTCCTGTCTGCGCTGCTGCCTTCCTCGGATGCCGGTGTGCTGAAAAGCCCGTTTGTGGCGGTTTTCGAGAGAATCGGAATTCCTTATGCTGCGGATGTGATGAATTTTGTTATCCTGACCGCCATTTTATCCGCCGCCAACTCTGGTTTGTATGCGGCGTCCAGAATGCTCTGGTCCCTCGCGGATAAGAAAACGATCTCCCCTGTTTTTGCAAAAGTAACGAAGCGCGGCGTGCCGTTAAATGCGCTTCTTCTCAGTATGGCCGGAGGCGGCTTGGCCCTGCTGTCAAGTGTCATTGCACCGGACACGGTCTACATCGTCCTTGTTTCAATTTCTGGTCTTGCTGTCGTGGCAGTTTGGATGAGCATCAGCGCGTCTCAGTTTTTCTTTAGAAGGCAATATATCAGGCAGGGGAAATCGGTAGAGGACTTGGGATACCGGACACCGTTTTATCCATTCGTGCCGATTGCATCTTTCGTCCTTTGTCTCGCGTCACTGATCGGAATCGCCTTTGATCCGACACAGAGGATTGCCCTTTATTGCGGCATTCCCTTTATCCTGTTTTGCTACGGAAGCTACTATGTAACCCAGACTATGAAGAAGAGGGGCGAAGTTTATGCCGAAAAAACTCAATCCAATTGA
- a CDS encoding TetR family transcriptional regulator, with protein sequence MAEQLTKEEILDAAEQVLRRFGPEKTSVVDVARALNISHGTIYRHYPSKASLREAVAERWLHSIIQPLKKVFKKECSSTERLLLWVETLIGIKHSLVKEDPELFSMYTSLAEESVDVITAHISELVGQIIPIVKEGMANGEFKSADPETAAKGIFIATAKFHHPAHAKEWASPDIDAEFRMVWDLILSGIIK encoded by the coding sequence ATGGCAGAGCAATTAACAAAAGAAGAAATCCTGGATGCGGCGGAACAAGTGCTGCGCCGTTTTGGACCAGAGAAAACAAGCGTGGTAGATGTAGCCCGGGCCTTGAATATTAGCCACGGAACGATATACCGCCATTATCCAAGCAAAGCTTCGCTGAGGGAAGCGGTGGCTGAGAGGTGGCTCCACAGCATCATTCAGCCCCTGAAGAAAGTTTTCAAGAAAGAATGCTCATCAACGGAACGGCTCCTTTTGTGGGTGGAAACATTGATTGGCATTAAGCACTCACTCGTAAAGGAAGATCCTGAGCTGTTTAGCATGTACACTTCTCTAGCTGAAGAGTCAGTAGATGTGATAACCGCTCATATTAGTGAATTGGTTGGCCAGATCATTCCGATTGTTAAAGAAGGAATGGCAAATGGCGAGTTCAAATCCGCTGATCCTGAGACAGCTGCTAAAGGCATCTTCATCGCTACAGCTAAATTTCATCATCCGGCACACGCAAAAGAATGGGCCTCCCCGGATATAGATGCGGAATTTAGAATGGTTTGGGATTTGATTCTTTCCGGAATTATAAAATAA